The genomic stretch AGTGTGAACGTGAATCCATCCATCCATGGGAAGTTAGTTACCTGGCCGGCCATCCCGGCCACGACGGACGGCGAAACGCGCCTCGGTCGACACCCACCACGTCCGTCCCGCGGCACACGATCAAATAAACCATTCCCATGGTTACACGTAGCTTCCCCTCCCGCGCGCTCCCACTCCATGCACCTGCTCACGGCCACCAATCAATCACCATTGCCGCCCCGGCCCGCCCGTTCCCTTCTTCCCTCTCTTCAAAACCCCGCATGCCTTTGCCTTCCTGACTGGTGActctcgctctctctctctctctctctctctctctctctctctctctctctccgacCCCCACTGCCCATCGCCGATCGAAGATGCAgggcgacgccgacgccgacgacgggcACTATTTCTTCTTCAGCGCGCCGGCGAGCCCCGTGCACTACATCCTCCGCTCCCCGCCCTCCTCCACCGCCGACGCCGCAGCCTCGTCCCCTTACTTCGCCGATGccgactgctgcgccgccgcggccgcagcAGGGGACTTCGAGTTCGCCGCGCACGCCGCGGGGACGCACGGTCCCGGCGGCACCAAGGGGGCAGGCGTGGCGACGATGAGCTCCGCCGAGGAGCTCTTCGTCGCCGGCCGCATCCGCGTCGGCTGCCTCTCCCCGATCCGACAGGAGGACGATGGCTGGGAGGagtgcggcggcggtggtggcggcggcgacgaggaggaggaggaggagcgggacggACGCTCGCCGCGGGCTGCTACTCGCCGGGCTAGGTCCGCGTCCCCGACGCGGAGCCCCAGGGCCGACAGGGGCGCCTTCGCCGAG from Sorghum bicolor cultivar BTx623 chromosome 3, Sorghum_bicolor_NCBIv3, whole genome shotgun sequence encodes the following:
- the LOC8072410 gene encoding trinucleotide repeat-containing gene 18 protein; its protein translation is MQGDADADDGHYFFFSAPASPVHYILRSPPSSTADAAASSPYFADADCCAAAAAAGDFEFAAHAAGTHGPGGTKGAGVATMSSAEELFVAGRIRVGCLSPIRQEDDGWEECGGGGGGGDEEEEEERDGRSPRAATRRARSASPTRSPRADRGAFAEPSGPFASASSSSSSSSSSSSSAKNIRRRMSLRDLLSRTGGSDWAGADQQASSGTEVTSRLGFWPPSIWPSRSSKKPCPAPPQPARRSTSSDRPAGAVPTTAKRARPGGGSARRTTSLPYRQGLVLGCLGFGARGYGLAKSMHPLPSR